The Haloferax volcanii DS2 DNA segment TGCCTTCGCCGCCGAAGTTCTGGAGTTCGTCGACGTAGAGGAAGAAGGGTGTGCGTTGTTCGACGGGCTGGGTGACCCGGCTTTGTGTTGCGGCCCAGATTTTGGTGGTGACGATGCTTCCGACGAGTTGGGAGACTGTTTCTCCGACTTCGCCTTTTTGGATGTCGACGAGGAGGATTTTCCCTTGGTTGACGACGTCGCGGAAGTTGACTCCGGATTGTTCTGGGCCGATCACTTTCCGGATGGTGGGGTTCATCACGAAGTCGTTTAGCCGGCGCTGGAGAGGTTCCATCTCATACGAGGTCATGTCCTCTTTGACGCGGACGAGTTGCTCTCGGATGATCTGGTCGTCGGTGTCGTCGATCAGCTCGGTGAGCTGGTCTTGGTTGACGACGCATCGGAAGACGTCGAGCAAGCTGTTTCCCTGATTCTTCTGGATGTTGAGGTCGAGGTGGGCCCGCAGGAGGGTTTCGAGGACTCTTCCGAACTGGTCACCCCAGTTCTCCGACTGGCGTTTGAACAGGTCGATGAGGTCGGAGACGATGATCTCTTTCTGGTTCTCTCGCTGGGCCTCCGACATTTCCTCGGTGATGTGAGGTTCGAGGACGTTGATCGGTGTAACCGGGTCTCTAGCTGGATTGATGTAGACGACGTCGTCTCTCCTGTTTTCGGGTAGTTTGGAGAGGAATTCGTCTATTAGGTCGCCTTTCGGATTGATGATTGCGAGGCCGTGGTCTTTCTCTGCGTCCTGTAATGCGACGTGTATCAGTAGCTGCGTTTTGCCGTATCCGGTGGGGCCGACGTTGAGGACGTGAGTGAGGCGTTTTTCGTCGTCTACTCCGATGTTTTCTTCGACGCCGAGGTTGCTTTCACGGCTGCCGAGATAGGTGGTGTTCAGGTTGCCTGTGCTCTGTATCAGGTTCTGGGTTTCTTCGGGGTTCATGGCTGAGCGTTTTGGATGTTGTCCTGTTTCCGATTCGGGAGTGAGAGAAGAGCTGAGAGCTCGTCCTTGGTAGCCTGGAATTTCTGGCTCCAGCCCTGGAACTCTCTACGTTGGACTGCCTGTGCGAAGGAAAGAATCTGGCTGCGGCGGAACGGTGTTACCGTGGTCGCGTTCAGGTACTGGCCTGTTTCCGGGTTTTCGTAGGTGTTGAACGCTCCGGAGATCTCTTTAACTCTGCTAGGCGTGTACTCGGCTGCATTGATGATGAGCAGCCTGATCGAGACGTGGAATCGGGGGCTGCCAGCCTTGTTCTCGATTGCGTCTGCCTGTTTCTTTTCCCGCGGTGTTGGAGGCCTTGACCCCCAGAGTTTCTCTTTCTCTCTCCGCAGGTGGCCGATTCGCTGGTAGGCCCGTTTCCGCCAGTAGTAGCGACGTAGAGGTTGGCCGATAACCGGTCGGAAGAGGATCTGGATTACGAACCGGGTGTTCTGCATTGCGTGGCGGTGGAGTGCTGCGACTACCGAGTCCACCGGTGGTTGGTCGAAGCTGGTCTTCAGTGGGTACCAGTCGGTTCTTCCCGCGGTGAGCAGGCCGCCGCCTACAGTATCCTCTTCACGGATTGGTAGGCCGTTGACTCCTTCTTTGAGTTCGACGTGTGGTGTGTCGTTTGTGAGGTGTGTCCGGATTTTTCGTTCGAGGCGTTTAGTCGGGGCTGCGTACTGGAACTGGAGTTTTCCGGGTGTGGTGCGGCGGATTTCGTACGCTATGGTCGGTGACGTGTTTTTCAGGCCGAGGTACTTGGTCTGGTATTCGAGTACTCCATCTGCCAGGTTTTGCAGCTTGCTCGGTGTGTCTTCGTCTCTCGGTGGCCGGGCTTCGACGGTGTACGGCAGTTTGGTTACCCCCGTAGCCAAGTTCTCTGCCGTGTCTTCGTCGAGCTCGGCGTGGTTGTACCGGAGAACGGTCACGGTTCTAGGGCGAGTATTTCTTCGTTCTCGTGATTGTTCTCCAGTTCTTGGACCTGTTGCTGCATGGCTTGGGCCATCATCTGGTTCTGACCTTCCAGGGATTGGGCGAGCTCCTGCATTTTCTGCATAAGGGCCTGTGTTTCCTGGAATTCGGCCTTCATTTTCTGCATCCGTTTCTGGGCGAGAGCTTGGAAGAGCTGTTCTAGGTTTTGGGATTGGACTTGTTGCGGGGTGCTGTGTTGGAGTTCGTTGATGTCGATTTGGATGTCTCCGCTTCCTTGGGAGACGACTGTGACGTCGGTGTTTCCGTTCTGGTTCGAGATCTGGATTCGGGTTTTCTGGTGGTTCATTGTTCGATGAGTCTGTGTTCGGTCGGGGTTGCGTGTACGCGGATTTTGGCGTCGAGGCGTCCGCTGACTTTCATTACGGCTTCTGAGTACTGTGCGTCGGTTCCTGTTTTGAGGTCGTAGAGATCGATCTCCTCCTGTTCTGAGAGCTGGAAGTGGTCGATCATTTCTTGGCTGACGCGTTCGTGGCGGAAGAACAGCTTTCCGGGCATCTGGTCGAGCAGGGTTCTCCCCTCTGTGTACTGGGTGAAGTCGTTGGCCGACTGGCTGACCAGTGTGATTGCGGTAGAAGTGTCTCGTGCTTCTCTCACCCAGCGGGTCAGGATTTCTCGGCCTCGGCCCACACCTGACACGTTGTGGGCTTCATCGGCCACTACCAGGGTCCGCCGATCATTTTGGCTGGTAACCTGGTAGAGGTGTTCGATCAGGTCGATGATCTCCGGGATGTTCTCTGATTGGCCTCTTGAGGTGACTTGGAAGCAGGAGGCCTTACCTAGTTTTTCTGGCCGGTCTTGTACGGTGTAGGTTTGGCCGTTGAGGGCTTTGATGAGGTTGTGGTACTCGTTTTTCGGGTCGATGACGATTATCTGGATGTCGGGGTATGCGAGGATGGCTCGGAGGAGTTCGATTTTGGTGTGGAAGGTTTTTCCTGAGCCGGTGGCTCCGAATCTTGCGAGGTGGGGTGCGTGCCACTGGAAGCGATCTTGAAGTATGGGTGTGCCGTCGTATTGATCTTCTCCGTAGATGATTCCGGATGACTGGTTGATTGTCCGGGTGGCGAATGGGAATCCAGCAGCGGCGGAGTCACTGAGCTGTAGCTGGGTCTCCTGTAACGGGTCGAGTTGAAGCGGGTTGCAGGCCTTCTGTGCTTGATCGGTTCTGAAGACAGGTTCCTCAAATCCGATGCCCATCCGCTTTAACCGTGATTTGAGTTGTTGGAAGGCTTGGTTGCAGTCTTCCTTGTTGTCTGCGTGGGTGGAGATGTAGACGGCGTAGTCGAAGGCCTGTTGCTCCCTGTTGGCAAGTTTGTCGAGCATCCAGTCAACGGCGTCGAGTTTGGATTCGAGTTCGTTGGTGTCAAGGAAGCCGGATGCAAGCCGGGAGTTGATCTCGGCGTTCAGCTTCTCTTTCAAACGGTTGAGTGTGGAGACGGTGTTAGCGGAGTCTCTTGGTTTGATGAGTTGAGCTACGTCGATTTTGCCATCGACGCGGAGAAGTTCCAAGGGCCAGGCCAGTTCCAGCTGACTAGGGTATTCAGTGATTATGAGTGCCCGCCGGTATTCCTGTCCGGTGGAGACGTACCGAGGTGTTGGGTTGCTGTGAGAGGTTTCGAGTTCTTCGGCAGGGATTTCCGTTGCGGAGAGGTTAGCGGTGTTGAGTGAGTCGGTAATCTGTTGGGTTCTCCGCTGTACCTCACTCTCTAGATCCTCCCTGGTTTCAGAATCCAGTACCGAGGCGAGGAATCCTCGGCCTGATGCGGTGACTGGTGTAGTGATGTAGTGTTCAGTGGTGACGAGTGATTCGTCGTTGAGACGGCTGCAGTACCTGAGATAATCCTCCCAGAGCTCCCTACGGATGGAGAACCGGTCTTTCAGGTATTCGGCGTAGGGCTGAAGCTCTAAATCGCGTTGCAGCGAGTAGATGTTGATTGGGTAGTCGGCCTGATTCAGAACCTGTTTGAAGTTCTGATGGACTCCTAAAGCCTCCTTCTCAGTCATCAGCTCCAAGTTTGTCGGCGTAACTTGGATCGCTCCGTACTGTGTCATAGGTACCTCCCGGCGAGGAACCGGATACTGCGGATGATGTGGTGGTCCAGCGGCTGGCTAAACGGCCTTACAGCGTAGAGAATGGCCCCGAGCAACAGAGCCAGAACGAGGTAGATGTAGGCGTCTGTGAGAACCGCTGCTGTTGCTACGGGCAGAGCAAGTCGGAGTACATCCTTCCAAGTGAACCGGCCGAAGAACTGCATAGAGACGTCTTCAACCGTTCCAGGGAACTGGAAGCGAGGTTTCATCGTAGCCGCCTCCGGAAGTCCTCAACTCGGCCTGTGGTCTCACTGTTCGCTCTCTTCCTCTGATTTTCTCGGAGACGCTGACGTTGATCAGCCGTGAGACCAGGGCCGTTCTCTGAGGAATCGCCGCCGCTATCCATGCTATTGGAGATGGTGTGTGCCTGGCCTACGGCTGTCTGTGAGGCCGTCCAGATCTGGTATGGAACGAGAAGTAGGAGTGTGAAGGATGCGACTCCGAACATCCAGTTAGACACGCTTTGAAGACCGCTGTTGCCTGCTCCTCGAAGTAGTGAGAGCGAGAATTTGAGGACGAGGACGTCCGCTGGCCCGATCAGTAGGGCGGCGAACCAGCCAGCTATGAATGTGTCTGCGTACCGCCTGGCTTTGGGCAGGCTCCACATTACGGCCAGCAAGGGACTGACTGCGGCTCCGAACAAGATGTAGACGTTGCGGATGAGGAATAGGGCGACGACTGCGAGTAGGAGAACTGATTCGACTACCCATGCGATGACTAGGCCTGTTGAGAGGCCTGCTACTTGCTGGATGTTCTGGATTTCAGGTGTGAATGCGTGGGTGAAGGCGTTGGAAAGGTCGACTGCGTACTGTAGGAGGGGGAGTGAGAGTGTGGCGAATATGAGTGCGGCGACGAGCCGGGGCAGTGTTTTCCGGGCTTGGTTGTAGGAGATGTTGAGGATCGGGCCGATGATGTAGAGTATGCCGGTGGCTGCGAATCCGAGGCCTGCTATAACGTATGATATGATGAGTGTGTCCTGATGGACGTCGGATACAGCAGGGTTCGGATGGACAGTTGGCGTAGTGGTGAGGACGGTGATGAGTACGCCGAGTAGGACTTCTGCGAGTTTTCGGAACGGCCAGAAGATTATGTCCGTGATTGTCTCTCCGAGAGTCTTGCCCTGGGTGAAGTCTTGGATTGTGTCGATTAGGTTTTGAATCCCGTTTAGAATCCCACTGTTGTCCTCGTCTTCAGTAGGAGTTGTAGTCGTGTTTTCTTGTGCGGAGACGGGTGTAGCTACTAAGGTGAGGGCGATCAGGCCGACAAAGATGATTCTCCGGTTCATTATTCTCTAGGTGCAGATCGTGGTTCCGAGTTCCGAAGTGAGGAACTGGATTACCATGTTGGAGGACAGCAGCAGGATCGTGCCGATCACCGTGTTCTTGGCAACCTGCTTACCTCTACGAGTGTTGT contains these protein-coding regions:
- a CDS encoding VirB4 family type IV secretion system protein → MTQYGAIQVTPTNLELMTEKEALGVHQNFKQVLNQADYPINIYSLQRDLELQPYAEYLKDRFSIRRELWEDYLRYCSRLNDESLVTTEHYITTPVTASGRGFLASVLDSETREDLESEVQRRTQQITDSLNTANLSATEIPAEELETSHSNPTPRYVSTGQEYRRALIITEYPSQLELAWPLELLRVDGKIDVAQLIKPRDSANTVSTLNRLKEKLNAEINSRLASGFLDTNELESKLDAVDWMLDKLANREQQAFDYAVYISTHADNKEDCNQAFQQLKSRLKRMGIGFEEPVFRTDQAQKACNPLQLDPLQETQLQLSDSAAAGFPFATRTINQSSGIIYGEDQYDGTPILQDRFQWHAPHLARFGATGSGKTFHTKIELLRAILAYPDIQIIVIDPKNEYHNLIKALNGQTYTVQDRPEKLGKASCFQVTSRGQSENIPEIIDLIEHLYQVTSQNDRRTLVVADEAHNVSGVGRGREILTRWVREARDTSTAITLVSQSANDFTQYTEGRTLLDQMPGKLFFRHERVSQEMIDHFQLSEQEEIDLYDLKTGTDAQYSEAVMKVSGRLDAKIRVHATPTEHRLIEQ